Below is a genomic region from Raphanus sativus cultivar WK10039 chromosome 4, ASM80110v3, whole genome shotgun sequence.
TCGACCATCACTAACAGGGTAAACTTCAAATGTGGCGCATTTCCTGGTTCTCCTAGCTATCTTTTTCTCCACATCTTTGGTCAGAGGATGATTATGCCTTGAAATCAGTTTCTTACGCTTATAAAACCAACGTGTCAACATTTCCCTGATACTGTCCAACAAAGGAATGATTGGAAACTCTCTCGGCGAACGCAAAGCAGAGTTGATAGATTCAGCAGGGTTAGTTGTCCTTAGGTCGTATCGGTATCCAGGGAATTGACATCTAGCCCATTTCTGCACATCAGCATCTCGTAAGTATTTTCCAATAGCCGGACTGATATTACACACATTAGCAAATGTCTTCTCAAAATCAGCAACTCTATAACTCTTTGACGCCTTTGAAACCAACCCAACAAGTCCTTTCCCATGATAATAAGTGACCACATTATTCAATAAATGATGAATACAGATACCATGTCTAGCAGAGGGATACACCTTCTCAAGCGCCTTAACGATGGACCCATGTCTGTCAGAAATAAAAGCCAAATGAAGATTATCAGCAATGAGAACCTTGAGCTGTGTCAAAAACCATTGCCAAGAACGATCATTCTCTGAGTCGACTACTCCAAATGCAATAGGATACAAATTAGAATTTCCATCTAGAGCAGTTGCAACGAGTAAAACTCCTTTGTATTTATTCTTCAAAAAAGTCCCATCGATCACAATAACCTGCCTCATGACGCTATTAAATCCTCGTATAGATTGCCCAAATGCAATAAACAGGTACCGAAACCTCCCTTTCCCGTCCATCTCATAAGCAAAGTGTGTACCCGGATTAGCCTCTCGCAGCATGtgcaagtattttggtattttccCATAGCTTCTCTCTGGAATACCTCTAACTGCATTGATCGCATATTCACGAGCATCCCATGCCAAGGATTTGGAGATCTCACATCCATGGTCACCACGCATAATCTGTATGATATCATTACATTTTGGCCCTTCCTTGACCCCTTCATACTTATGCATAATCAGACTGCCTATAGTTTTTGCCGAGGCAGTCTTACCAGCTTTGCTTTTGCTTGAAGGTGCGCATGTATGCTGACCAACATACTTCTTGATCATGAAAAATGTAGAATCCTTCAAACACTCTGCTCGAACACTCCAATTGCATGCATCATCCGCACATCTAACATACCAAATTTTCCTATCCGTTTTGATAACCTGGTAGTCAAAGTTATGCTTCATTGCACATATCTCGAAGGTCGCCTTCAGCAAAGTCTTGTTCTCAAAATATTGTCCCTTCTTAACAACATGGAGCAGAGAATACTTTGACATATTATCTATGTTCTCTTTTTCAGAGATCACAATATCAGCATCATAGCCATCCTCATCAACTTCGACTGCTTCCggcttctctt
It encodes:
- the LOC130511760 gene encoding uncharacterized protein LOC130511760, with translation MMHIYTTCGVWNLSTTGWVFAADDKGARLQLLESNSTLEDLKRMVVEDFDMEEDSLADLEFSYLPTELINTPTSPPVIIANDRQLKNFVGYVKKNVSTQLCVTSKAKAHNPNEADFDLNNLPADSSADEEESNSLNRRDESAPVFAETQRKKKKEKPEAVEVDEDGYDADIVISEKENIDNMSKYSLLHVVKKGQYFENKTLLKATFEICAMKHNFDYQVIKTDRKIWYVRCADDACNWSVRAECLKDSTFFMIKKYVGQHTCAPSSKSKAGKTASAKTIGSLIMHKYEGVKEGPKCNDIIQIMRGDHGCEISKSLAWDAREYAINAVRGIPERSYGKIPKYLHMLREANPGTHFAYEMDGKGRFRYLFIAFGQSIRGFNSVMRQVIVIDGTFLKNKYKGVLLVATALDGNSNLYPIAFGVVDSENDRSWQWFLTQLKVLIADNLHLAFISDRHGSIVKALEKVYPSARHGICIHHLLNNVVTYYHGKGLVGLVSKASKSYRVADFEKTFANVCNISPAIGKYLRDADVQKWARCQFPGYRYDLRTTNPAESINSALRSPREFPIIPLLDSIREMLTRWFYKRKKLISRHNHPLTKDVEKKIARRTRKCATFEVYPVSDGRLLVRGDLFDCLVDLDRRTCSCGKYNLLKIPCRHAIKAGFHVGRLPHTLTDFMYTTDAWREAYEESINPIDVPEDSWSVPEEVKKVIVLPPETRKAAGRNRKRRYETVEDKLRSSQTSQNKKARTCSRCHNSGHNRATCKVPI